From the genome of Brienomyrus brachyistius isolate T26 chromosome 8, BBRACH_0.4, whole genome shotgun sequence, one region includes:
- the LOC125747204 gene encoding metalloproteinase inhibitor 4-like has protein sequence MGIPVPTELLLLLLLTSGLREMAEACSCIPAHPQQQFCHSEIVIRAKISGEKIVSPGNNSSPYMKLIQYEIKLIKMFKGFEKVKDIQYVYTPVFSSLCGIQLDSSNKVQYLLSGNMLSDGKVSIGLCDFIEPWDNLSMSQKKNLNYRYQMGCNCRIATCYTVPCSTTMENECLWTDWLMDNSLAGEQARQFACIKRSDGSCSWYRGGAPPEKDFLDISDP, from the exons ATGGGAATCCCCGTGCCCACGGAActgctcctgctgctgctgctgaccTCTGGGCTGCGCGAGATGGCCGAGGCATGCAGCTGCATTCCTGCCCACCCCCAACAGCAGTTCTGCCACTCGGAGATAG TGATCCGGGCAAAGATCTCAGGGGAGAAGATTGTGTCTCCAGGCAACAACTCATCACCCTACATGAAGCTGATCCAGTATGAAATCAAGCTGATCAAG ATGTTTAAAGGGTTTGAGAAGGTGAAAGACATTCAGTATGTCTATACGCCGGTGTTCTCCTCCCTTTGTGGGATCCAGCTGGACTCCAGCAACAAGGTCCAGTATCTGCTGTCAG GGAACATGCTGAGCGACGGCAAGGTCTCCATCGGGCTGTGCGATTTCATAGAGCCCTGGGACAACCTCTCCATGTCCCAGAAAAAGAACCTCAACTACCGATACCAAATGGGCTGCAACTGCAGA ATCGCCACCTGCTACACGGTACCCTGCTCCACCACCATGGAGAACGAGTGTCTGTGGACAGACTGGCTGATGGACAACAGCTTGGCTGGGGAGCAGGCGCGGCAATTCGCCTGCATCAAGCGCAGCGACGGCTCATGCAGCTGGTACCGAGGGGGGGCACCTCCCGAGAAGGACTTCCTGGATATATCTGACCCctga